A genomic region of Dunckerocampus dactyliophorus isolate RoL2022-P2 chromosome 10, RoL_Ddac_1.1, whole genome shotgun sequence contains the following coding sequences:
- the LOC129189210 gene encoding amyloid-beta A4 precursor protein-binding family A member 3-like isoform X1: MDIGHSSADVSAPAISNIQRLTSVDGEPGNAELKCEVAADSQVESLDVYNPIEPPPLDWKSDSSTEAGSTEEPEDSSFFAAPGDVEEASSGGMHANCTVVSPDNNQQELNAPSNQVHELEVGDVEEDGDAHHETTCTDLEDDAVNRRQGDEDHTRIQALLSQLQLIGEEHHPRPRTSPCFDQQQHSGLSDLETCSSVSPLRDDSNETTGLLFSESHQRDVLGLLQCTAINASPHPSCLPHTGEVDAVVSVSYNQEDVQRFWGHYGNGQQQRHEDDSVTSLPDEDFPEPVWLKQGEDAPGEEATAAESAENADDHPSYKDVPGPCDPEDLLDGVIFGAKYLGSTQIKSERNPSTNARMAQAQEAVDRIKAPEGESQPMTEVDLFISTQRIKVISADTQEAMMDHALQMISYIADIGDIVVLMARRKRKEQETTAASSKAQKCLMVCHVFSSEDAQVIAQAIGQAFGVAYQQFLQVNGIKASDLRPGEYSDYLESQELYNGDLAHFSDSQNIRDVAITKAPGEILGLAVVESGWGSILPTVMVANLLHGGPAERCGELSIGDRIMSVNSTSMVGLPITTCQNIIRDLKSQKYVKLSIVHCPPVTMAIIRRPDPKFQLGFSVEDGIICSLMRGGIAERGGIRVGHRIIEINGQSVVATPHDKIIHILTNAVGEIHLKTMPASTYRLLTGQEQPVFL; encoded by the exons ATGGATATTGGCCACAGCTCTGCAGATGTGTCAGCTCCTGCAATATCAAACATCCAACGATTGACCTCTGTTGATGGAGAGCCCGGGAATGCAGAGCTCAAATGTGAGGTGGCTGCAGATTCCCAGGTGGAGAGTTTGGATGTCTACAACCCGATAGAGCCTCCTCCTTTAGACTGGAAGTCAGACTCTTCCACTGAGGCAGGCTCTACAGAAGAGCCAGAGGACTCCAGCTTCTTCGCTGCTCCTGGCGATGTTGAAGAGGCGAGCTCAGGTGGCATGCATGCGAATTGCACTGTGGTCTCACCTGACAACAACCAGCAGGAGCTGAATGCACCTTCAAACCAggtgcatgagctggaagtgGGTGACGTTGAGGAAGATGGAGATGCCCACCATGAGACAACATGTACAGATCTGGAGGATGACGCTGTTAACCGACGACAAGGCGATGAAGACCACACTCGTATCCAAGCCCTGCTCAGCCAACTTCAGCTGATCGGGGAAGAGCATCATCCTCGGCCCAGAACATCACCTTGCTTTGATCAGCAGCAGCACTCCGGTCTCTCCGATCTTGAGACATGTTCCTCTGTATCACCCTTAAGAGACGACAGCAATGAAACCACGGGGCTATTGTTTTCCGAAAGCCACCAGAGAGACGTGCTGGGACTGCTGCAGTGCACTGCCATCAATGCTTCACCCCATCCCAGCTGCCTCCCCCACACTGGGGAGGTGGACGCTGTTGTTTCCGTATCCTACAACCAGGAGGACGTCCAGAGGTTCTGGGGACATTATGGGAATGGTCAACAGCAGCGGCATGAGGACGACTCTGTCACCTCACTGCCTGATGAAGACTTTCCCGAGCCGGTGTGGCTGAAACAGGGGGAAGACGCTCCGGGGGAGGAAGCTACTGCAGCAGAAAGTGCAGAG AATGCTGACGATCATCCTTCATATAAAGATG TACCTGGTCCTTGTGACCCTGAAGATCTCTTAGATGGAGTCATATTTGGTGCCAAGTACCTGGGCTCCACCCAGATCAAATCAGAGAGGAACCCATCTACCAATGCCCGCATGGCCCAGGCTCAGGAGGCAGTAGACCGAATTAAG GCTCCAGAAGGGGAATCCCAACCTATGACAGAAGTGGATCTGTTCATCTCCACTCAGAGGATTAAAGTTATTTCTGCTGACACACAG GAGGCCATGATGGATCACGCTTTGCAGATGATTTCATACATCGCAGACATTGGCGACATTGTTGTCCTGATGGCACGTAGGAAGCGTAAAGAGCAAGAAACCACTGCCGCCTCCTCCAAGGCTCAGAAGTGCTTAATGGTCTGCCACGTCTTTTCTTCTGAGGAT GCTCAGGTCATCGCTCAGGCTATTGGCCAGGCATTCGGGGTGGCCTACCAGCAGTTCCTTCAGGTCAATGGTATCAAGGCCAGTGATCTGCGGCCTGGCGAGtacagcgactacctggaaagTCAGGAGCTCTACAATGGAGATCTGGCCCACTTCTCTGACTCTCAGAACATCAGAGAC GTTGCTATCACCAAGGCTCCAGGAGAAATTTTGGGTTTAGCAGTGGTGGAGTCAGGCTGGGGCTCTATCCTGCCCACAGTGATGGTGGCCAACCTCCTTCACGGAGGCCCCGCCGAGCGCTGCGGGGAGCTCAGCATTGGCGATCGCATCATGTCCGTCAACAGCACCAGCATGGTGGGTTTACCCATCACCACCTGCCAGAACATCATCCGG GACTTGAAAAGCCAGAAGTATGTTAAGCTCAGCATCGTCCACTGTCCTCCCGTCACAATGGCGATTATCAGAAGACCAGATCCCAAGTTTCAGCTGGGTTTCAGTGTGGAAGATGGCATT ATCTGCAGTCTGATGCGAGGTGGTATTGCAGAAAGAGGAGGCATCCGAGTTGGACACCGCATCATCGAAATTAACGGGCAGAGCGTTGTTGCCACGCCACACGACAAGATCATTCACATCCTGACAAATGCAGTTGGAGAG ATTCACTTGAAGACCATGCCGGCCTCCACATACAGGCTCTTAACAGGACAAGAGCAACCAGTATTTCTTTGA
- the LOC129189210 gene encoding amyloid-beta A4 precursor protein-binding family A member 3-like isoform X2, whose translation MDIGHSSADVSAPAISNIQRLTSVDGEPGNAELKCEVAADSQVESLDVYNPIEPPPLDWKSDSSTEAGSTEEPEDSSFFAAPGDVEEASSGGMHANCTVVSPDNNQQELNAPSNQVHELEVGDVEEDGDAHHETTCTDLEDDAVNRRQGDEDHTRIQALLSQLQLIGEEHHPRPRTSPCFDQQQHSGLSDLETCSSVSPLRDDSNETTGLLFSESHQRDVLGLLQCTAINASPHPSCLPHTGEVDAVVSVSYNQEDVQRFWGHYGNGQQQRHEDDSVTSLPDEDFPEPVWLKQGEDAPGEEATAAESAENADDHPSYKDVPGPCDPEDLLDGVIFGAKYLGSTQIKSERNPSTNARMAQAQEAVDRIKAPEGESQPMTEVDLFISTQRIKVISADTQEAMMDHALQMISYIADIGDIVVLMARRKRKEQETTAASSKAQKCLMVCHVFSSEDAQVIAQAIGQAFGVAYQQFLQVNGIKASDLRPGEYSDYLESQELYNGDLAHFSDSQNIRDVAITKAPGEILGLAVVESGWGSILPTVMVANLLHGGPAERCGELSIGDRIMSVNSTSMVGLPITTCQNIIRICSLMRGGIAERGGIRVGHRIIEINGQSVVATPHDKIIHILTNAVGEIHLKTMPASTYRLLTGQEQPVFL comes from the exons ATGGATATTGGCCACAGCTCTGCAGATGTGTCAGCTCCTGCAATATCAAACATCCAACGATTGACCTCTGTTGATGGAGAGCCCGGGAATGCAGAGCTCAAATGTGAGGTGGCTGCAGATTCCCAGGTGGAGAGTTTGGATGTCTACAACCCGATAGAGCCTCCTCCTTTAGACTGGAAGTCAGACTCTTCCACTGAGGCAGGCTCTACAGAAGAGCCAGAGGACTCCAGCTTCTTCGCTGCTCCTGGCGATGTTGAAGAGGCGAGCTCAGGTGGCATGCATGCGAATTGCACTGTGGTCTCACCTGACAACAACCAGCAGGAGCTGAATGCACCTTCAAACCAggtgcatgagctggaagtgGGTGACGTTGAGGAAGATGGAGATGCCCACCATGAGACAACATGTACAGATCTGGAGGATGACGCTGTTAACCGACGACAAGGCGATGAAGACCACACTCGTATCCAAGCCCTGCTCAGCCAACTTCAGCTGATCGGGGAAGAGCATCATCCTCGGCCCAGAACATCACCTTGCTTTGATCAGCAGCAGCACTCCGGTCTCTCCGATCTTGAGACATGTTCCTCTGTATCACCCTTAAGAGACGACAGCAATGAAACCACGGGGCTATTGTTTTCCGAAAGCCACCAGAGAGACGTGCTGGGACTGCTGCAGTGCACTGCCATCAATGCTTCACCCCATCCCAGCTGCCTCCCCCACACTGGGGAGGTGGACGCTGTTGTTTCCGTATCCTACAACCAGGAGGACGTCCAGAGGTTCTGGGGACATTATGGGAATGGTCAACAGCAGCGGCATGAGGACGACTCTGTCACCTCACTGCCTGATGAAGACTTTCCCGAGCCGGTGTGGCTGAAACAGGGGGAAGACGCTCCGGGGGAGGAAGCTACTGCAGCAGAAAGTGCAGAG AATGCTGACGATCATCCTTCATATAAAGATG TACCTGGTCCTTGTGACCCTGAAGATCTCTTAGATGGAGTCATATTTGGTGCCAAGTACCTGGGCTCCACCCAGATCAAATCAGAGAGGAACCCATCTACCAATGCCCGCATGGCCCAGGCTCAGGAGGCAGTAGACCGAATTAAG GCTCCAGAAGGGGAATCCCAACCTATGACAGAAGTGGATCTGTTCATCTCCACTCAGAGGATTAAAGTTATTTCTGCTGACACACAG GAGGCCATGATGGATCACGCTTTGCAGATGATTTCATACATCGCAGACATTGGCGACATTGTTGTCCTGATGGCACGTAGGAAGCGTAAAGAGCAAGAAACCACTGCCGCCTCCTCCAAGGCTCAGAAGTGCTTAATGGTCTGCCACGTCTTTTCTTCTGAGGAT GCTCAGGTCATCGCTCAGGCTATTGGCCAGGCATTCGGGGTGGCCTACCAGCAGTTCCTTCAGGTCAATGGTATCAAGGCCAGTGATCTGCGGCCTGGCGAGtacagcgactacctggaaagTCAGGAGCTCTACAATGGAGATCTGGCCCACTTCTCTGACTCTCAGAACATCAGAGAC GTTGCTATCACCAAGGCTCCAGGAGAAATTTTGGGTTTAGCAGTGGTGGAGTCAGGCTGGGGCTCTATCCTGCCCACAGTGATGGTGGCCAACCTCCTTCACGGAGGCCCCGCCGAGCGCTGCGGGGAGCTCAGCATTGGCGATCGCATCATGTCCGTCAACAGCACCAGCATGGTGGGTTTACCCATCACCACCTGCCAGAACATCATCCGG ATCTGCAGTCTGATGCGAGGTGGTATTGCAGAAAGAGGAGGCATCCGAGTTGGACACCGCATCATCGAAATTAACGGGCAGAGCGTTGTTGCCACGCCACACGACAAGATCATTCACATCCTGACAAATGCAGTTGGAGAG ATTCACTTGAAGACCATGCCGGCCTCCACATACAGGCTCTTAACAGGACAAGAGCAACCAGTATTTCTTTGA